The following is a genomic window from Onthophagus taurus isolate NC chromosome 1, IU_Otau_3.0, whole genome shotgun sequence.
CCGCAGAGGAAGACTTCTGTGGTGTCTTTCCTTCCGGTCGTGCACACATAAAAATTCTTACGATTCCCTCCTTACTCTCATTCGTTCTACATGTTTCTTCCATATCTTTTCTTCTGGTTCTTGTCTTGGTTTGTTTATCTGGTAGTGTAGATAGAtcctaaaattttcatttccaTTACTTTCATCTTTTGCTTAGTCTTTTTTGTCTCTGCTATCGTCTCGGTACCATGTTATAGTATggtatattttcgtttttcctTCTCCACACATGTACATATTTGTTTCGTCATAAAGTAATAAATGAATGCAATCAAATGTTAACCCATAGTGTGTAGGTGTAGAGTTGATTACTTACTCTAAAGTAGCTTAGAATTATCGTCTAATAATGTTCAGATCCAATAAATCTGTCCCtaatcacaatttttttataatcgtAATAGAAATCAACTTTAATTCAATACATTTCCCCTGgcatgaaaagaaaaataagtgcTATAATAGCAATTTGTGGAAAATCCAAAGTATGTGTATTAGATGAACCTTCGTCTGGAATGGATCCAGCTTCACGAAGAGATTTATGCGATATTTTGCAATCTCAAAAAATTGGTATCTATATAAATATtgccaaaataatttttttttaaataattccatttAGGAAAAACAATCCTAATGACTACCCATTACATGGATGAAGCAGCTGTACTTGGTGATAGAATCGCAATTATGAGTGAAGGTAAACTACAAGCTATGGGTAGCACtttcttcttaaaaaaaaaatatggagtAGGGTATAGATTGATTATAGTGAAAACTCCAAATTGTGATGTTTATGAATTGACGAAAGTGATGAGAGGATATATTCCAACTATAGAGGTTCATtgtattatcattattaataaaaaagtattttttatatcaattttagATAGAAAATGATGTAGGGAACGATTTAGTTTATGTTCTTCCTGAACAACATACagtgatttttgaaagtttGTTGTTGTATTTAGAAGCAAACAGCGAACAATTAGGAATTAGATCTTTTAGTGTTTCTCTTACATCAATAGAAGATATTTTTaccaagtaaaaaaaaattaatgtcatttcaatattattttttcggGTTTTATTTTCAGAGCTGGAGGAAGTTCTTACAACCAAGACATTGATGTTTCTTCACAACATGTTAGCAGACAACCATCCACTATTAGTACACATAttccaaatattaattttttttctctaaatttGGACTTTCTTGTAGATTttgaggaaaattttcttaaaggATTCGcattaagaaaaaatcaaataatcgcgatgttaatgaaaaaatttatttctacatCAAGGTCTTTAATATTATTCATTCTCCCAATTCTAATACTTTTAATAGTCATGATTTTGATGGCGTTCACTCAATATACCACACAAGATGACCACAACTTGCCTAAACTTGTATTAACCAACGATTTATACGGTGAGTTTATAGCTATTGTTTCAACTCAACACATCACAAATGAATATTACCACACGTATAAGAAAACAATCATTGAACAAAACGGAATATTAATTGATTGGGAACGAGAGGATTTTGGCGCTAACATAATGAGCTATGTATGtttgattttaacaaaatttgtgaATAATATCTATTAAAGTACAAATTTTAGATGGCACAacatcaagaaaaagaaaaatacaaaaacctTTTTGGAGCatcatttaaagaaaataaaataacaacttGGTTTAATCCTGAAGGATATCACGTTGCACCTTTAGCTCTACAATACACGATGAATacaattttacaaacaaatttaaaatgcgAAGATTGCCATttggaatttataaattatccTTTACCAATTGCAACAAATACAAAGTCTATAATAATGTTCAATGATATAGTTCGTTTGGCGTATTGTTTAGGATTTGCGATGGTTTACGTAACAGCTTTCTTTATTTACTTCTACGTAAAAGAACGGGCAATCAAGTCGAAgcaattacaatttatttccGGTGTTAACGCTACTATTTATTGGGGAGTAGGACTATTATGGGATTATGGTTGCTTTTTAATTAGCGTTTGTTTAGTTACAATATTTCTTATTTGTTTGCAATTGAATGGATTTAGTTCGTGCGAAGAAATAGGTAacaagattataaaaaaaaatcatttaattttattttacaattcaTAGGACgagttattttattgttattgctTTTTGGTTTGGCAGCTTTAACACAATTATATCTTCTATCACTATGTATCCAAGATCCACCTTTAGCTTATGGTGTAGctgttttcatcaattttttcttaggTTTAAAactaacttttgttttaaagaaattataagtttttattttaggcCCATTTGCTGTTCTATTTATTCacgaaatttttattgatgacAATGAAAGGACTTTAACTGGTGATATTATTTACTGGATCCTTTTGATTTTCCCCCATTTTGCTTTAACATCTGGAATTTATGAACTCGGAAAAAAATATGGGGAAATACACGTTTGTGAACAACTtggaatcattttaaaatcagCCAACTCAACTAACACTCCATGTAAAACGAACGAATTTTGTTGCAGTAAGTTTACCGAAAATACAACAATTCttcaagtaattttttattaacatccaGACTTGGatgataattatttaagtttCAATAACAGAGGAATCGGAAaacatttaatatttcttaGCATCGCCACCATATTTTCCATAATAATAATCTACTTGACTGAAAATAGAATGTTGACAcgtttatatcaatttttacaacAACATAATATAAAGCGCACAAGAGAAGGTGGACGCGAAGATATTGATGTAATGGAAGAACGATACAAAGTAAaagctttaaatttaaaccggCGAGATTACCCCGTTGTCGTTCAAGATGTCACAAAGTGTAGCGATAAATTATTGGCTGTAAATAGAATCTCGTTTGCTCTACAAGAATACGAATGTTTTGCTCTTCTCGGAGCGAACGGAAGCGGGAAAACCACTACGATTAAAATGATTATGGGGGAATTAATCATATCGAAAGGAAATGTTTGGATTTAtggaaacaatttaaatttgaaaataagaaaaatttataaagagaTTGGTTATTGTCCCCAACTTGATGCATTACTCGGCGAAATGACTGGAAAAGAAACGTTAATCATGTTTAGTCTTTTAAGAGGTTTATCATACCCGCGCAGCTTAGAATTTACAACATTTATAGCGGAAAAATACGactttcttaaatatttaaataaaagagtCAAGTTTTATAGTAatggaattaaaaagaaactaagTACTGCAATTGCTATGATAGGAAATCCATCTATCCTTCTTTTAGATGAACCAACAACAGGTTAACAtaacaagaaaatttaactcatttaatttaattcaagcTTTTTTAGGAATGGATGCTGAATCAAGACGTCGAATATGGAAACACCtcaaagaattaaaagataGAGGGAGATGTATATTAATAGCTTCTCATAATATGGATGAATGTGAAGCTATCGCAACAAGATTAACGATAATGAcaaatggaaaattaaaatgtatagGATCGCCgaattatcttaaaaacaaaTTCTCTCAATTCAATATTTTAACGGTGAAGATGAGACcaaatgacttaaaaatggATAATGTGGATTCTGTGATAAGAACGCAAGTTCCCTTGGCtattttccaagaaatgtATTCTGGAATGATAATTTATCATATCCCACTTGGTACGATTCCATGGTCTAAAATATTTGGTGAAATGGAGAGATTGAAAAGATCAGTGAATATTGATGATTACGCAGTTACACAATCTAGTTTAGAACaagtaagaatttttaattgtattaatgtTACAAAGCATGAAATCAGTCAAAACAAATAATGATGTATTTAACGATTCATAACTCTTCCATTTTAGACAATCATTATTATGGTTGATTAAAATGGAAGATTGATTTCTAATCGAAACAGACGAAGAGATATGTAATGTGGGTCTAACCATATTGAAGTTTTTTAGTCTTTTCCTGATTTTGATCAAGGATTGTTGATGCAACTGCATTTTCAAACGAATTATCATTTAGACTTGTGATTGTTCTAATCTAATTTGAGTCCTATCACCATATATATGCAGTTATGATTATTACACTATTTACTGCTGctgttaataatttaaaaatgtgtagcacctttaaaaaatttggtacaagACAAATTACGGCAGTGACTTGGATGAAACATTAGATATAAGTGAATATTATAATGGTGAAATACAGAAGACACCAACATGTTCGGTTGTCATCTGAgttatgaaaaacaaaaataacagcAATAATGGTATAGTTAGGTGTAGGAGGTCTACGTATCCGAACTTTTTTGATACGATTTTGGCCATGTATGCTATGTAGAGCTTCAGTCTCAGCAGAGAAGCCAGCACCAATCCTTGTGGAAGGCTATTGTTCAGTTTCATTTTGTCGCTCACGTTAACTTGGGCGCATCTGTGGCATTGATAACATCAGTGATCTTACTTAACTGACAAGTCAAAGAAAACAGTAGATGtgtttagttacttttgaaaGCCTCTTTCCACATAATTAGTCAGTGCGAGTACTTGATCTGTACAGCTACGGTATGGTCAGAATCCTGCTGTCAGAAATCTTCTTGAGTTGATGTGGAATATTTCTTGTTTAAAGGTATCTGACAAGAACTTTGCAAGTCATTGCCTAGTAAATCTGCCACTATGCTCTAGAAACTTTGTATGAATGGCGTTAAAGCCAGGGTTTCTTTACAGGTGAAGAGGTTGAAATATTCTGTTTCAAATgcacagggtgtccaaatttcgatgggtttgcagggtatctcaattattatgaaagatagaaagttgcagctttcgcgaacctcagctacttttttgtgaaacttacaatggcgcaaactaaattttcatagccctcttcgtttttgatatacaggaagtgtttcaaaatttacgattttcagacacctcctgtatctcggctatccgtaaacgtaaaaacgggttctaatagattttttcacgtagaatccaatggtgcacgtagaatttttctagtcatcacggtttttgagttataaagagcttagtattttagaagttgagtattcagtacTTCAGTtatgtttataactcaaaaaccgtgatgactagaaaaattctacgtgcaccattggattccacgtgaaaaatctattagaacccgtttatACTTTCTTACTAcatttccggatagccgaaaTACAGGaagtgtctgaaaatcgtaaatttcaaacactccttgtatatcaaaaacgaagagagctatgaaaatttggtttgcgccattgtaagtttcacaaaaaagtagctcaggttcgcgaaagcagcaactttctatctttcataataactgagataccctgcaaacccatgtacaatttggacaccctgtacagataaattttaaagtcaTAGTAAAAGACCTCaacttttttaactttaattgtgTGTAAGCGGTTTTGGGGTGCTCTTGAGGTTGTGACATTATACGTAACGCCACTTCGTTTAGAGTTACTAGGTTGATTGGTCGGGTGGGTTGAAGCCTCCGAGTTTTCGCAGCAGGGACCATGTCTACTATTGTGACTAATGTTACAACAATTCAACAATTGGCAAATGTTGTCATGACATTTTTAAGTCCATATCTTGACCCTTTTATCATACAGTGATTGTAACACAAGTCCAAAACTATACAATTTATTACATAAAcataaaacaaatacatttggAACAATACAGAAAGATGTTTGGATGTGTAAACACAAAGATGTGTGGATATTATGGGCTCACGAACccaaaatagtatattacaATATATTGTGGATTATAATATCACGATGAGTACTGTAAATCGTGTTGATATGGTTCCAAGCATATTCAATTCGTCCAGAAAATGTGCAAGGTTTTGTAAAAGGTTCTTCCGAACACTAATTTCTGCTTAACCCTTTTGGAACCGAGCCAGATTTGATAGCTGTACCTCAGGGGTTGGCACCGACGACGATACGTGTTCATACAGTTTTGTGGCACTCGGTGAATCCGAATATAGTATATAATcagaaaatagaaaagttttctaacaaaatttattaaaccaaAAACCTGTCGTAGTTCAACATACCTCCTTATCTGGTAGCAATGATTCATTTAACTCTCTCCTGTAAAACCAAAACACAAGGAAATCTATTAAGAACATTTGAAAGCCACGAAGGTCGACGACAGGGAAACTGTCTTTCTAACATTTCCCTAGAAAAGGTAGTGCGAGATGCAGGCCTTTGAACATTGGAACAATATTCAACAAGTCAACGCAGATCTTGGTATTCGCCAATTTCACAGATATTATAGGGAAAACTGAAAACGAGGTGAAATAGGCCTTTGTTAAGGATGACAAGATAAAGATGGTTAGCAAATTCGTATACTTGAGATCCCTCGCTGGATTACTAGACTGGAATGTGAACCGGGCATTATTGCAGAAAGACCAAGATTCTGCGCTGTTAATAACAACGATATTTGGCGTCGATATTACATCTTAGAGTTGTATCTTTTATATTGCAAACGAGAAATAGGTAAACTTATCAATGTGCATCTTGGTAGATTGGCCATGTAGCCAAAATGAACATAAAAAGTATCACAAGAATTATCTTTGATTGCCGTGGATCTGTGGATAGAAGATCAGTTATAATATCGAAGAGACAATTTGTGGACGATAGGCGGGGGATGGACAAGTTTGGAAGGAACTATTAAGGCAGACCCAGGTTCACAACGAGCTGTAGAGCTACGCATGATGATGTGgattagtggtggaacggatatccggccatTCTTGAAAATCTGGCCGGATACTGGATAGCTACCAATTAAAAACcgattacttagtactccaccattcacaggaattagtatctcttttaagttttggacactgcagataataatcaacttcaaccccaataggacttttttcattgaatacaactgtatttatatcaggtttgtatTTGCaccctcattgtaacaatcccaatacgctatataaaatttctttttgcagtttcgtctagttttcttctcttcgcttgtaattcaacatcacattcattactaacagaactgtcgctgttatcactttcgattattaattaaagtatcctctttttaatgtaacaagccgttttgaaaaatcgcttttaatttttgagaaataaatttttgaaatgatcggcaattttttcaaattttgcaattttcgccgattaagttttaaaaattggtataaaatgcagttcttggaatatgagtatgaaaattttccaaagtgttaataatagtgtcttctttccaatgaaccaacccgttttgaaaaatagcttttagtttttgagaaaacaatattttaagttttgataaaattttcgatgttgcaattttcttcgataactttcaaaattcgctataaaattcatttcttgaaggatccttgtgaaaatatcaccaactattaattaatgtattctctttttaatgcaacaagccgttttgaaaaaggATTTCTATAATGATGATGAATGTTATTTAGCAGCTTTAATACTTTAAACTAAACTttaaccataaataattttcctttatataACTCTTCCTTTTTTGTTTAGTTCCTTAGTTTCTATTGACCTATTGGCATTGTCTCTTTTTGAGCAATATATTTCAAGCTAATctctaaaaattattgatagatgatCCACATTTGTGAGTAGTTTAGTAATAGtttaaataatagtatattttCCGCAATGAAAATTTGGAATTTGTACAAGTTCATCCAAAAGCACATCTTCAACCACCATTACAAATTCTTATGCCTTTTCCAACTCAGGTTTGTCTAAATACAAAACCAGCTTCGTTCAAATATTGCTGTAACTTTCGATGTTCCTTTATGATGTGCATTCAAAgctacaatttatttttacctaGTCTATTTCAGTCAATCACATTTCTTGCTTGTCCAACAATAAGAAAAATCACAAattattctaattttgactAATTTCAgtatttacaataattaatcaaatgaacccttttactaatttttttaaatttcgttttagGTTTTCCTCTATATGACAAGATTACAAGACAGATGAGTTATTATTTTCACTCTGTGTATCtacttatttttataactGTAAATGGTAAAACGAAATGAAAAGCtatttaaaatacatataaactttatttaaataaaaagtaaaatgtcaaaaaaaaagtcaGTGAATGAAAACAAGgtgaaacagaaaaaaaaaacattgaagACTAACGAGAAGTTAAAAGCATacatagcaaatacttcctaTCTATGTTTCTTGTTAAAGTTTTTTcagtattttaaaaatgcccTCCGTTACTCAAACAAAATGCCGACGGAATGTTAAAACTAAAacgtttttcaacttaaaatttgtaaacgacaaattaaaacaaaaaaaaaacaatatgaatTCTAATGTTTTGATTAAGGCAATCACAAGACGATTGTTAACGATTATTACTCACTTCTACACAAAACAATAACAGGAAAAAGAAGCACCATCGCATTTTGGTTAAGGTTAAGAAACGAATCGAACGAGTAGAAATGTAGAGTGATGGTAGATTAAAGATAGCGATAAAGgcaaaaaatacttacaaaaAAGGTTTTGTTTTCAGTCAAATATAACATACAATAATCGCAACTAGACTTATTACACGATGggtataatacaaattatacaatatattattaaatatatatacttTTGTAATCACCAAATTCACTAGAGTagggtaaaaattaaaaattacaggTCCGTACTATTATTACTATCACCTTCCGCTTTAATTTTAACGGGAGGTGGCGGCGGAGGCTGCGTTGGTTTGTTCAAAGCTTTTGGTGATGGCGGTGTAGTCAATAAATTGACTTGCTCGACAATATTCCCATCGGATCTCGTCCGTGTATGACTAGTCTTATTTCCATTACATTTTTCAGTGGTAGTTTCAGCGTTTAACATTTCATTTGACTTCCTGTGGGGAGGTTTCGAGGGTACATCAGGTTTTCTAGTAGTTTTTGGATCACAGTTAGAATTGATGTCGTTATATTTATTCTCGATAGAGGAACGCGGTTTATCCGGCTGATGCCctaaaaacttttctttctCAGCCATTTGCGTATCATGGCCCAAGGAACGATTTGGTAAAGTTACAATACTAGGTTGCTGTTTGTGCGGAACATTGTAAACGGAACATTGAGTTCTTTGAACGTCATTAGCGGCGGCGGCGTCAGTACGAATTGGACCACGTAATGAAGCGGGACGAACTGGCACAGCTGGTTTATGAGGATTTCTAATTTGTGAAGGATCAATATCGTCCGTTATCGAATTTAACGATCTCGTCATTAATGTTTcttgtttaataaattgttgactGCCTTCTTTATCATCTAATTTTGGTTTTGGTGGTTCACATATTGGAGGTTTTGCGGAAACTATATCCGCATTTTGTGCTGTGATTTGATGAACAGGTTTCGCGGTAGATAATTGTATATTTACTGTATTTGATAAGGGTACATATTTATGATCTACGGTTTTAGAATCATCTAAAACTTGTGCTGCTTCTTCCGCTAAACTTCGTCGTTTCAACGACTTAGTTTCGTCATCGCTATTTACATTTTGTACGGCTTTGTTCTTCGGTTGTCGCGTTAGAGTCATACTTCCGGATTGATAATAAGACTTGTTCTCAgaattttcaactttattttcagGAAAACGACTAGAAAATGTTACGGAATTTTGATCGATAAGAATCTGTTTCGTTTTGTCAatgtgtaaattattaaattccgTGTCAAGACTTGATTTTGGTACATCAATAGGATTTTCAATACCTTCATTACCTTGCCTTGTTGGAGGACCAGGAGCAACTGGCTTTCTTTTCCGAGTTGTTATCTTTGGACTGTCCATATGGCTGCTTATACTTTCAGtatcaaaatttctttcatgGTGCTTCACTGTTGCTGCAACAGTTGTCCTTTGAAATTCACACTCTTCGAATAAATCGCCACTcgttaaatccaaaaattcattgatatctttatcaaataatttatccacattatttataaaatactcAACAACCATATTCGCAACAGTACAATTTGACATATCATCACTCCGGCGATCCCACAATAAATTGGGGGCCATAACAATCGCAATATTTGAAGAAGTCATCTTCGTTTCTGGATGTTTAGATAAAGTTCccaaaaatttcatcaaataagTCAGGTTATCTCGGTTTGCTTGaggtaatttttgtaaaacgaACTTCATCACATCCAAGCGTTGATCCTCAGGGACTCTAACGGCGTGCATCCAATCCGAATACAACATACTTGTTAATAAAGGTTCAGGTAATTCACGCaagtacatttttaaaatacttgcAATCACGTGTGCGTCTCTGTATTCCGGAAGTAAAGGACAAGAAAAACAGCCGGAATCTATCGATAATTTCATCCGTTTTACTCTCGTTACACTTCCAGCAACTCTGAACAATCCCTCCTCTGACATTCCAATTTCTGAAAGGGCGCAAATGCATATTTCTAAAGGATAAGCTATACGACGATTTGTAACGCGTAAATGTTCTTCGAGAGATGTTCCAAATATTGGTTTTATTCGACTGTcacctaaaacaaaacaatttaatagtatttttgtaatgttttaaaaactgTAATAGTTTGAAATGATGACTATAAACTGAGTATCAGGTTTAAAATACATCCTAAGATGTACTACTCAGAATCagtaaaatgttattatcaattaaaaattgcttttttattgataaaagttGATCAAGTAAATGACacaataacatttaataatgAACCTATTGAAGATTCagaattaaacttaataactAACCACTTAATGAAATACTTCActtttcaacaatatttaggACTTTCAAGAATAGAGACATGAAAATTGGTGGAACAATTTAAAGATGGATTGATAGAAACGGAGAGCTTACTACATTCAATGTTAGACGTTTCTTTCTTTGAGAGTAAAGGGGGGAAAGCACCAGGGAAAGAAATCTATCTAGGCAGGATAGACCCTGCTGACAAAAATGAAGGAAAGCAATAGAGAAGTAGAttgtaaaaaatcaatatgaaTAGAGTAGGGAGATAGAAGATAAgaaatatggtggacagagAAAAAGTAGTGAAGATATAAAGTGAAACCAAAGATGGAACATAAGACGTAATGGAGCATGATACCTGaaagaaataagaatttatggACGCAAAGTCTATTAAGGATGTTTATCTTATTAaaaagtgtttgttaaaataaaagtgtaaACAGTGTCACAAGATATGCGGGGAAGAGAAAATTTACTATATGCGGCAAGTGTTTGATAGAAATTTGGTAAAAAGACGAGCGTAAGATCTGAAACAAGGTAAACAGAAATACTCTAAGACTAGAGACTTAAATATTAACACAGGGAACTGAGTTTGTATTGCTAAAGTTATGCGCGGTGACGTCGTTGTAAGTAATTCGAGCATGTTCACACAAAGTTTGATAAAACTTTAACATATTGACATTGTACACTATATTGCATGAATACAGGGATTGTAATGAGATAGACAACTATTTGTAAACTGTATAGCAGCAGAGGAAAATACTGATCACAGTGTAAGGAGGATGGCGGTTCCGTAAATTAACAATGGGAAAGAGAACTCCAGAAAGAAGTGTGTAATGGAAGAAAGGTAATAAGCAGAGCCGCGATGTTTCGGGCTGTTGATGTCACCATCTGTATAGAGCAGCGAACGGGTTATAGCGTAGTAGTAACATGCTTCTATCGAGCATATCGATGTGCCGCAACGTAACGATACTGGTTGAATGCTGGCCTATGTAAAATTTGGAGGGTTCTCTGCGGTGCAGCGTTCAATACGTGTTTGGCCGATTGTCCGACTAAAACTCAACCAGTGGCGTGGTATACTATATGTGGCGTGATGTGGTCCATGTGGCCCGAGTCTCTACCGTAAGGCGACGAGCCGCCAATGAGTTGCCCGACAACGTCGCGGCGTAATAAGAGAAGGAGAATATGTAGGAGAATAAAGGAAATGAATGAAGTGAATGTGCCAAGAAAGTAAGACTGGGATTGTCCATATGCAAAGAAACAATATACAAAGAGAAAGATCAAAAA
Proteins encoded in this region:
- the LOC111422361 gene encoding phospholipid-transporting ATPase ABCA3-like, producing MSFKQKIIQLKLLLWKNFTVQFRHPIRKSFEFIIPLFIIMITVITKRWNPTQLQGPAEFPSFKLEGLENHLILNKSVVYWSPCRNKQLTELMESILPSTNTKNKCFKNADDLQVGSEAETSANSFIVGIDFGDDLIGKNCIGDKMSITIRFPAEISSGSWHTSELFDDNQPTGPRYWTQQHGYDPDYYETGFLNLQYTISKAIINQLMDKETLSDTSLLMQRYPYTVWKEDFVLSTMKNALGIIIVLCLTTTCIINVLVIVNEKHKKLMVLLNTIGISTKLQWIAWFITALTFITFILFFIVFTLKFFCGSSNNVFEKSSSVLVLLFFLIYAFAATAFCFMISIFFKREFLAAAVAVLLWYLSLAPYALIGGNDVSASMKMISMLSLNSALCEGVHLILLFEEHGDGWHWNDICKNRHQGSKITMCHITFMLIFDTILYLIIGMLFHIFIRGIFSSSKSWRIFHKPYWFRQNEVYDMDDAPKEVAASPEFIEPDPPELKPGIKIVNLTKTFQRRHNALDNLTLNAFTDQITILLGHNGCGKSTVINTVVGILPPTDGSVIIDEIDVTRNPEQFRPQLGWCPERDVLYKKLTVQEHITLFCRLKGLNVKEAKEEVHKYIELMKLENKKSTLIQYISPGMKRKISAIIAICGKSKVCVLDEPSSGMDPASRRDLCDILQSQKIGKTILMTTHYMDEAAVLGDRIAIMSEGKLQAMGSTFFLKKKYGVGYRLIIVKTPNCDVYELTKVMRGYIPTIEIENDVGNDLVYVLPEQHTVIFESLLLYLEANSEQLGIRSFSVSLTSIEDIFTKAGGSSYNQDIDVSSQHVSRQPSTINFEENFLKGFALRKNQIIAMLMKKFISTSRSLILFILPILILLIVMILMAFTQYTTQDDHNLPKLVLTNDLYGEFIAIVSTQHITNEYYHTYKKTIIEQNGILIDWEREDFGANIMSYMAQHQEKEKYKNLFGASFKENKITTWFNPEGYHVAPLALQYTMNTILQTNLKCEDCHLEFINYPLPIATNTKSIIMFNDIVRLAYCLGFAMVYVTAFFIYFYVKERAIKSKQLQFISGVNATIYWGVGLLWDYGCFLISVCLVTIFLICLQLNGFSSCEEIGRVILLLLLFGLAALTQLYLLSLCIQDPPLAYGVAVFINFFLGPFAVLFIHEIFIDDNERTLTGDIIYWILLIFPHFALTSGIYELGKKYGEIHVCEQLGIILKSANSTNTPCKTNEFCCNLDDNYLSFNNRGIGKHLIFLSIATIFSIIIIYLTENRMLTRLYQFLQQHNIKRTREGGREDIDVMEERYKVKALNLNRRDYPVVVQDVTKCSDKLLAVNRISFALQEYECFALLGANGSGKTTTIKMIMGELIISKGNVWIYGNNLNLKIRKIYKEIGYCPQLDALLGEMTGKETLIMFSLLRGLSYPRSLEFTTFIAEKYDFLKYLNKRVKFYSNGIKKKLSTAIAMIGNPSILLLDEPTTGMDAESRRRIWKHLKELKDRGRCILIASHNMDECEAIATRLTIMTNGKLKCIGSPNYLKNKFSQFNILTVKMRPNDLKMDNVDSVIRTQVPLAIFQEMYSGMIIYHIPLGTIPWSKIFGEMERLKRSVNIDDYAVTQSSLEQVFLYMTRLQDR
- the LOC111422224 gene encoding rho GTPase-activating protein 92B-like → MKKQFFRVKQLADQTFLRGEKTEELNYEELQAAERKVEYLKSALTAICKKIPNDVSSQENKDKRLKKYTEHQLYTVFDQSTRRIFDNPEGNGKPEEICELFREILTECAQAELQLAEEQFAHELKVENFVAKPLQELLDKELPNILRLRKSLTKHVLDKDSAKNRYNSAAKHGAQKESIKSEMEDADIKVEQSRDALAAEMFTVLKRENELCQYILQLLKLQRAYHESALKNLNGIIPELEKKIGDSRIKPIFGTSLEEHLRVTNRRIAYPLEICICALSEIGMSEEGLFRVAGSVTRVKRMKLSIDSGCFSCPLLPEYRDAHVIASILKMYLRELPEPLLTSMLYSDWMHAVRVPEDQRLDVMKFVLQKLPQANRDNLTYLMKFLGTLSKHPETKMTSSNIAIVMAPNLLWDRRSDDMSNCTVANMVVEYFINNVDKLFDKDINEFLDLTSGDLFEECEFQRTTVAATVKHHERNFDTESISSHMDSPKITTRKRKPVAPGPPTRQGNEGIENPIDVPKSSLDTEFNNLHIDKTKQILIDQNSVTFSSRFPENKVENSENKSYYQSGSMTLTRQPKNKAVQNVNSDDETKSLKRRSLAEEAAQVLDDSKTVDHKYVPLSNTVNIQLSTAKPVHQITAQNADIVSAKPPICEPPKPKLDDKEGSQQFIKQETLMTRSLNSITDDIDPSQIRNPHKPAVPVRPASLRGPIRTDAAAANDVQRTQCSVYNVPHKQQPSIVTLPNRSLGHDTQMAEKEKFLGHQPDKPRSSIENKYNDINSNCDPKTTRKPDVPSKPPHRKSNEMLNAETTTEKCNGNKTSHTRTRSDGNIVEQVNLLTTPPSPKALNKPTQPPPPPPVKIKAEGDSNNSTDL